A region of the Candidatus Dadabacteria bacterium genome:
CGGCCACACAGTAGCGGCTCTGCGCAAACGGAAGATCCATGCTCACCGTTATTATCTGGACCGAGTCAGAAAGCGCCGCCGCTTCCTCGTTGAATCTTCTGATCTGAACATCGCAGACCGGCGTGTCCACCGAAATCACGACGTTAAAAACCTTCACGTCATCGCCGAAATTCTCAAGGCTTATCTCGCTTCCCAGGGTTTCCACGCACCTGAAATCGGGAGCCTGGTCGCCTTTTTTCAGTTCAGGACCGATAAGGGTAATCGGATTGCCTTTCATCTTTACCGCATCATCTCTTTCCATCTGGCTTTTTCCTCCTCAAAGCTGTTTTTCTTCAATATCAAGATTTATTTTTTTGGCCGTCACGTTCGCGTCGTAAATTGATATCCCCGCAATGAAAAGCGTCGCAAGAGAATACCCCGCGACGAGAGTGAGCGTAGAGCGGGGAATATCTTCGAGTGTCTGGGTATCCGCAAACTCAAGGAAAACCCGAAGCGGTTCGCGAGAGAGGATATTCAC
Encoded here:
- the tpx gene encoding thiol peroxidase; protein product: MERDDAVKMKGNPITLIGPELKKGDQAPDFRCVETLGSEISLENFGDDVKVFNVVISVDTPVCDVQIRRFNEEAAALSDSVQIITVSMDLPFAQSRYCVAAEVERVKTASDYQYASFGEAYGVLIKENRLLARAIFVVGRDNVIEHVEYVEDLVNEPDYNAALDAIKSIG